In Eriocheir sinensis breed Jianghai 21 chromosome 59, ASM2467909v1, whole genome shotgun sequence, the genomic stretch tctctctctctctctctctctctctctctctctctctctctctctctctctctctctctctctctctctctctctctctctctctctctctctctctctctctctctctctctctctctctctctctctctctctctctctctctctctctctctctctctctctctcgtgtaaaaATAATTATTGCTTTAAACTTTCAATTTTTTAGCATTTTtagcgcaagagagagagagagagttaatgtcAACTAACTTTTAGGCGTAACTTGGAACCTGAAATCTACGGCCTTAGCTaagagtcttcctcctcctcctcctcctcctcctcctcctcttccgtcctcgtttctttctcttcctggctGAGATATCGTTACTCTCCTttccaaccttttttttcttttcctctctctctctctctctctctctctctctctctctctctctctctctctctctctctctctctctctctctctctctctctctctctctctctctctctctctctctctctctctctcttttctcttcatcttctcttcccttctctctttccttccctttccttccccttttcctttcactcctcttctattaatttcccctcttcttcccttccttccttctctcttcccctcacttcatctctcccctttcctctctcttccatttcctcctcttacttcctctttctcatcttcctcttctccttttctttcctttcctctcactttctccctctttcttatccATTTCCCAttatccctctcttttctttcccctctctttcccctctttcactcAATCCCTATCGCCTATgtgcctctcccctcttttttctctcccctctcttcctctcccaactcctcttcctctcccaactcccctcttttctcctccctgcttccttttccttcctctcttcctcttcccattttctcttcctctcttcccctcgcttcctcttcccttcttctcccctcgttTTACTCCCCTTTctgcctctcccctttctccctcacccctctcttcccctccctgctcccccttccttcctctcttcccccttccctctttctcttccgctcttcccctcacttcctcttcccctcttctccccttcgtcttcctccccttcctccccttcctcccctcgttaTAGGTGTAATTTTACTCTCCCCAGAACCTGAGGCTTTGGGGAGTATCCTGTTAGCTCTCCCCAtcgtgatattattattattattattattattattattattattattattattattattattattattattattattattattattattattattattattattattattattattattattattattattattattattattattattattagtattattattattattattattattattattattaatattattatgattattattattattattattattattattattattattattattattattattattattattattattattattattattattattattattattattattattattattattattattattattattattattattctctctctctctctctctctctctctctctctctctctctctctctctctctctctctctctctctctctctctctctctctctctctctctctctctctctctctctctctctctctctctctctctctctctcttatttttctttcctccgtttttcaaggaagagagaaaggagaggaaaaaagaagggagagaaaggtggaggagaggaaggaaaaaaaaagtaagatgagggaagaaagaactggaggaaaaagtgagaggaggaggaggaggaggaggagaaggaggagaaggaggtaattaAGATCACTTAGACCTAATGAAACTCGTCTATAGAgtgaatttatttttttccttttttcctctcctctttccttcctttcctcctcctcctcctcctcctttcctctccctctcattccccttccttttaatgttcttcccttcctctttctcttttttttatctcctgttttctttttttcctttttcctctcttttctctcctctttcctttctcccctcctcttcttcttcccttcctctcttccattcccccttctcatattttccttcccttcctctttctcttttttcatctcttgtttctttttttcctctttcctctgttttctctcctctttccttcctttcctcctcttcttcttcccttcctctcttccattcttctttctcttattgttcttccctttcccttccctcccttcctttccctttttatttcatgttttctgatttttttctcttttttccatttttttctctccttccctccctttctcctccttttcccctctttttccctccctttcctctttttctcttttccctcattcccatccctactttccctcctctccttttccttcccttctttccctccccttccatctctttcccttcccttccttcttttcctccttcctttcctctttccatattttttctttcccttcttttccttcttttctccctttccttccctcttttcctccctcttctttccctccctttcctttccgctttcccctcccttctttcctttcttccctccccttccttcccttcactcctcccctttctgttctctttccctccccttcccttccctcccttcccttcgtcccttctctcacgccaaccctctcccttcccttcctcccgcttcccttctttcctccatccctcccttccccttcctctcccttctctcccctcccatcctcttcctctcccttccctccctccctccctcaagttTTCAGACAAGGACATGGAAgttagtttttgttttctctctccatcaacTTGATCACAATGGCAATTTTCCTCCACatatattatctatctatcttcacctTCGCCGGGGCAAGCCCCGCGAAGGTGAAGCTCACCCTCCAGCTTCGGGGAGGGTGCTGGCGAACCTCCTCACGGAAGGTGGCCGTCTTCACCTTCCAGGAGGCGTCTGGCCACGTCTCTTCCCATGCCCTgctggacctggagtacctcttcaggtgcagcAGCAAGCCAGGTGCCGGCGCTATGCAGATCAAAATCTGCGTGGTGCTGCGCTGCGGCGGGAAACGCGTGGCCCGCGCTGACCTGGAAGAGTTTCTCGGCCAGCTGACGCGGGGTGGCCGCCTCGACTCTTTCTTCCTGTACATACACGAAGAAAAAGTCGCCCTCCTGCAGGCCAATCAGCCAATTACGGACCCAGGTACGGAATGGCTTTTTGAGGGAGAGTcacgacgcacacacacaatggTGAAGGCTGCGACtcatgaagaaaatgatgatactAACGAACTGGAAGACTGTACTGACGAACACTACGAAGAATGGAAGGCTTACCTCGAGAAGGTATTCTCCgttgaggatgatggtgatgcagacgaggtgacctccgagttgcgggaagcctccgatgctggaaagggagcagacgaggtgacctccgagttgcgggaagcctccgatgctggaaagggagcagacgaggtgacctccgagttgcgggaagcctccgatgctggaAAGGGAGCAGAAGAGGTGatctccgagttgcgggaagcctccgatgctggaaagggagcagacgaggtgatctccgagttgcgggaagcctccgatgctggaAAGGGAGCAgaagaggtgacctccgagttgcgggaagcctccgatgctggaaagggagcagacgaggtgacctccgagttgcgggaagcctccgatgctggaaagggagcagacgaggtgacctccgagttgcgggaagcctccgatgctggaaagggagcagacgaggtgacctccgagttgcgggaagcctccgatgctggaaaggggtgacctccgagttgcgggaagcctccgatgctggaaagggagcagacgaggtgacctccgagttgcgggaagcctccgatgctggaAAGGGAGCAGAAGAGGTGatctccgagttgcgggaagcctccgatgctggaaagggagcagacgaggtgatctccgagttgcgggaagcctccgatgctggaaagggagcagacgaggtgatctccgagttgcgggaagcctccgatgctggaAAGGTAGCAGAGGTGGTGatctccgagttgcgggaagcctccgatgctggaaagggagcagacgaggtgacctccgagttgcgggaagcctccgatgctggaAAGGGAGCAGATGAGGTGatctccgagttgcgggaagcctccgatgctggaaagggagcagacgaggtgacctccgagttgcgggaagcctccgatgctggaAAGGGAGCAGACGGTGatctccgagttgcgggaagcctccgatgctggaAAGTGAGCAGAAGAGGTGatctccgagttgcgggaagcctccgatgctggaaagggagcagacgaggtgatctccgagttgcgggaagcctccgatgctggaaagggagcagacgaggtgacctcgagttgcaggaagcctccgatgctggaAAGGGAGCAGACGGTGatctccgagttgcgggaagcctccgatgctggaAAGGGAGCAGATGAGGTGATctccgagttgcaggaagcctccgatgctggaaggagcagacgaggtgacctccgagttgggAAGCCTCGATGCTGgaaaggagcagacgaggtgacctccgagttgcaggaagcctccgatgctggaaggagcagacgaggtgacctccgagttgcaggaagcctccgatgctggaaagggagcagacgaggtgacctccgagttgcaggaagcctccgatgctggaaggagcagacgaggtgatctcgagttgcgggaagcctccgatgctggaAAGGGAGCAGATGAGGTGATctccgagttgcaggaagcctccgatgctggaagggagcagacgaggtgacctccgagttgcaggaagcctccgatgctggaAAGGGAGCAGacggtgacctccgagttgcaggaagcctccgatgctggaAAGGGAGCAGATGAGGTGATCtccgggaagcctccgatgctggaaagggagcagacgaggtgacctccgagttgcgggaagcctccgatgctggaAAGGGAGCAGATGAGGTGatctccgagttgcgggaagcctccgatgctggaaagggagcagacgaggtgacctccgagttgcgggaagcctccgatgctggaaagggagcagacgaggtgacctccgagttgcgggaagcctccgatgctggaaagggagcagacgaggtgatctccgagttgcgggaagcctccgatgctggaaagggagcagacgaggtgatctccgagttgcgggaagcctccgatgcagggaagGAAGCAGCACGCGAGGCGACGTCCCCAGACCAGGAAGTTCCTCATCCAGGCGAGTCCTCTGCACCAGAGACAGTctctgccacccccgccactgcctctcaCGCTTACCGCAGCCTGGCTGTGCCTCATAGATTCATCAGCCGCCTTGCAGGCCCCGAGGACCGCCACCTCGATGATCTGCGGCGGGGCTATGGGGTACAAATCACGCGGATTAAGCGAACCCTTCATGTGAAGGGCCACAAAGACTCAGTTCTGAAGTGCCATAACTTCATTCGTGCCAAAATAGCTGAGTGGCGGAGGTGCGAGGCCGCTGAGGCTCATTAAGCGCCCAACAGACACCTGGGACGGTCCGGTAACAATGCTTATGACCTGACGCCTGACGGAGAAAATTAAGCTAcagacgaggcgacctccgagttgcgggaagcctctggtgtaTATATCTTATCTTATTGTTTCTTATTATGTAGACGTTATGTAACTGTTGTACTTGTCATCCACTGCACTTCCGTTATTGTTGTatcagtaatggtaataataataacaaaattactgctatactgctactgctactactactactgctgctactacgagACTGAtgacttcatatttcttttccgtTGAAGCTCATACAGCCACTAAGggtaaagatgtgtgtgtgtgtgtgtgtgtgtgtgtgtgtgtgtgtgtcaacgatCAGAAATACCGATAAAAACTCAACTATATATTGCCGCTAAAATTACCTCACTATTTTTATTGCTACTTTTAAAATTGAATGGCGTCGGAGTGTATTATGGGCCTGGACGTGTCCCGCCTGACGCATGGGGACAGTTATGGGTgtgggggagggtaggagggagggggagggggaagggaaggagggaagggagggggaagagggacggGAGGGACGATGGATGTGTTGGGAtgggtggcgggggagggaggtggaggggaaagtgTGGAGGAGTTAGAAATGACTGGTGTGGGGGATAGGTAAGGTACAcggtaagggaagagggaagggaggaatgactggTGTGTTGGGATGGGAgtctggaagagagggaggtggaggtggaggaatgatGGGGAACTATGAGTGAATATGGGTAAGGAGGTAGGAAATtgagggatgaggaaaggggagatatatATGAGAGGGTGCTGGCTGGGGGTAATGGGAGGAAAGGGCCTGAGATGTgataagaacctaagaacataagaacgtaaggagtctgcaggagtcCGGTtgtcctatacaaggcagctgctgtgatcctaaccccaccttacctcactgtccatgtaaccacacatacatcatgaatgggaaacctctgccggcgatgcaggaagaaaaggatcacggggtcactatcagcagtgacctgaaacacgcgaatcactgtaaaaaacttctagtgtaaaacgccagacgtgatgctatccttgtataattccatggtaagaccgcatctcgagtatgcagtgcagttctggtctcctaattacagaaaggacattgatttactggaaaggattcaacgacgcgccacaaagatgattccaacctgaagagctcaaccgtacgaggaacgactcaagcgactcaatctctttccactggagaaaagacgactacgaggggatatgattcaagtcttcaagtacctgaaaaagttcaataacttCGATTACTCCGAATTCTTTGAAccgcaaaccaactcaagaactagaaataacggtttacccattcagtcgagtcgatgtaacacagacattggaaggagtttcttttcaaaccgagtcatccgccactggaacaatcttccctcagaagcagtaaatgcgaataccatcaactccttcaaatatcgaatcgaccgtcatttcgttgcgtcaggagtaaactgcatatcgaggtgctttcatccgctccccaggccccaagtggctgtcgagcagattcaatcaccaaagcgggcaacctcgtaatgagccaataggctttttgttgcctgcatttccgtgTTTCCCCTTCCTCCGCATCTTGTCTCCTCTTCGTAGGAAATGCGTATGACAATCCCTTCGTCCGTCTTCATTATCACTAAACACCCTGACCTCGTTTTCTTTTAGTTAGCAGGGGAGTctaatctattattattattattattattattattattattattattattattattattattattattattattattattattattattattattattattattattattattaatattattgatggtggtggttgtactgtTCATGTTattgtagttattgttattattactactactactactactactactactactactactactatactactactactacaacaacaactactactactactactactactactactactactactactactactactattttttctttattacagTTCCCACCTGCCTTACCTGACCCTACTTGCTCTGCTAATTAGATAAGGTAAGTAAGAGCTAAGTCGAATTATTCTCTCCATTGcattttattcctttcattcattttcttttccttagtttttcAATATCatcgcttcccctccctccctcctcccctctcttccccttctcactcccctctcttctccccatccctctctcttcctcccttcccgacACATTCCTTTTAGCTCTAGTGaagaaaggtagaagggaggaagggaggaaaggaagagagaaaatgaagaaaatggttgaaaaagatgaagaaaaggaatgaagaaagaaaggaagtgaaaaaatagtacagagagagagagagagagaagggtaaataTAAGTTGTTGACCTCCTTCCAAAACTAATGACGTTATTCTATTCTGAGGTCAGCTAATGTcattccgtttctctctctctctctctctctctctctctctctctctctctctctctctctctctctcttttatgtctCTATTCTgaacttcgtcctcctcctcctcctcctcctcctcctcctcctcctcctcctcctccttctcttcttcttcctcctcctcctcctatctcttccaaAACCCATCACGAACTAGtcattcacccctcctcctcctcctctcttcctcctcctcctcctcctcctcctcttcttccgtcattCATAAACCAGGATATTCAAGTCCaaagaaatacgaaaagaaaTTATCATGGTAACtcaaaaatgggaggaggaggaggaggaggaggaggaggaggtgattcattattctttatcttttctctctcttttcttcaccttATATATTATTCCccgcattctttcctccctccttatctcctcctcctcttcctcctcctcctcttaatcttccatctcctcctcctcctcctcctcctcctcctcattcctttcttcttttgttattttctgggTCTTATTTCGtcaatttctctctatttatttctctccctcctcctcctcctcctcctcctcctctttctcttcttctctccttcgtttcttaaTCCTTCGtgttctatctcttccttttatctttatatattttccttcttccatccttctctccctccctcctttttccctcccctcttatctccctctctctctctcctcctcttcctcctcctcctcctctttattttgctttatggTTGTCATGCGAAggtagttacacacacacacacacacacacacacacacacacacacacacacacacacacacacacacacacacacacgctattattctatttgtttaccAGTAATCAGGCTGGCGGGTGTAGCGACGCTCTCACCACATCGTTTATTTCTTCGTTGTTTTcgccttctttctttttgcttaaTGGCCGCTTGGGGTCACGAAGGCGCGCAAATTCATGACCAGAGCTTCTGTTATGCTCGCTACTGCGCATTCTAAGGA encodes the following:
- the LOC126985539 gene encoding uncharacterized protein LOC126985539 isoform X41, with amino-acid sequence MAIFLHIYYLSIFTFAGASPAKVKLTLQLRGGCWRTSSRKVAVFTFQEASGHVSSHALLDLEYLFRCSSKPGAGAMQIKICVVLRCGGKRVARADLEEFLGQLTRGGRLDSFFLYIHEEKVALLQANQPITDPGTEWLFEGESRRTHTMVKAATHEENDDTNELEDCTDEHYEEWKAYLEKVFSVEDDGDADEVTSELREASDAGKGADEVTSELREASDAGKGADEVISELREASDAGKGADEVISELREASDAGKGAEEVTSELREASDAGKGADEVTSELREASDAGKGADEVISELREASDAGKGADEVISELREASDAGKGADEVTSELREASDAGKGADEVISELREASDAGKEAAREATSPDQEVPHPGESSAPETVSATPATASHAYRSLAVPHRFISRLAGPEDRHLDDLRRGYGVQITRIKRTLHVKGHKDSVLKCHNFIRAKIAEWRRCEAAEAH
- the LOC126985539 gene encoding uncharacterized protein LOC126985539 isoform X25, whose translation is MAIFLHIYYLSIFTFAGASPAKVKLTLQLRGGCWRTSSRKVAVFTFQEASGHVSSHALLDLEYLFRCSSKPGAGAMQIKICVVLRCGGKRVARADLEEFLGQLTRGGRLDSFFLYIHEEKVALLQANQPITDPGTEWLFEGESRRTHTMVKAATHEENDDTNELEDCTDEHYEEWKAYLEKVFSVEDDGDADEVTSELREASDAGKGADEVTSELREASDAGKGADEVISELREASDAGKGADEVISELREASDAGKGAEEVTSELREASDAGKGADEVTSELREASDAGKGADEVTSELREASDAGKGADEVISELREASDAGKGADEVISELREASDAGKGADEVISELREASDAGKGADEVISELREASDAGKGADEVTSELREASDAGKGADEVISELREASDAGKEAAREATSPDQEVPHPGESSAPETVSATPATASHAYRSLAVPHRFISRLAGPEDRHLDDLRRGYGVQITRIKRTLHVKGHKDSVLKCHNFIRAKIAEWRRCEAAEAH
- the LOC126985539 gene encoding uncharacterized protein LOC126985539 isoform X16 — protein: MAIFLHIYYLSIFTFAGASPAKVKLTLQLRGGCWRTSSRKVAVFTFQEASGHVSSHALLDLEYLFRCSSKPGAGAMQIKICVVLRCGGKRVARADLEEFLGQLTRGGRLDSFFLYIHEEKVALLQANQPITDPGTEWLFEGESRRTHTMVKAATHEENDDTNELEDCTDEHYEEWKAYLEKVFSVEDDGDADEVTSELREASDAGKGADEVTSELREASDAGKGADEVISELREASDAGKGADEVISELREASDAGKGAEEVTSELREASDAGKGADEVTSELREASDAGKGADEVTSELREASDAGKGADEVISELREASDAGKGADEVISELREASDAGKGADEVISELREASDAGKGADEVTSELREASDAGKGADEVISELREASDAGKGADEVISELREASDAGKGADEVTSELREASDAGKGADEVISELREASDAGKEAAREATSPDQEVPHPGESSAPETVSATPATASHAYRSLAVPHRFISRLAGPEDRHLDDLRRGYGVQITRIKRTLHVKGHKDSVLKCHNFIRAKIAEWRRCEAAEAH
- the LOC126985539 gene encoding BICD family-like cargo adapter 2 isoform X38, coding for MAIFLHIYYLSIFTFAGASPAKVKLTLQLRGGCWRTSSRKVAVFTFQEASGHVSSHALLDLEYLFRCSSKPGAGAMQIKICVVLRCGGKRVARADLEEFLGQLTRGGRLDSFFLYIHEEKVALLQANQPITDPGTEWLFEGESRRTHTMVKAATHEENDDTNELEDCTDEHYEEWKAYLEKVFSVEDDGDADEVTSELREASDAGKGADEVTSELREASDAGKGADEVISELREASDAGKGADEVISELREASDAGKGAEEVTSELREASDAGKGADEVTSELREASDAGKGADEVTSELREASDAGKGADEVISELREASDAGKGADEVISELREASDAGKGADEVTSELREASDAGKGADEVISELREASDAGKEAAREATSPDQEVPHPGESSAPETVSATPATASHAYRSLAVPHRFISRLAGPEDRHLDDLRRGYGVQITRIKRTLHVKGHKDSVLKCHNFIRAKIAEWRRCEAAEAH